One Aquarana catesbeiana isolate 2022-GZ linkage group LG04, ASM4218655v1, whole genome shotgun sequence genomic region harbors:
- the GPR171 gene encoding G-protein coupled receptor 171 encodes MDNTNSSYIACNVNRDLEPFTYFYWIIFFVGFFGSCFALWAFNRKDNSQKCTSVYLINLLVADLLLTLALPFKIVVDLGLASWKLRIFHCQVTACMIYINMYISIIFLGFVSMDRCLQTIQSAKLYQIQKRGFATMLSVVVWALVLAIMLPNMLIPIRDIPEQEGVGCIDFKQKIGKDWHVLSNFISIAIFLNCSCIILVSNCITINRLYKNKDCEEFNNIKTAFVKIFLITAGYIICFLPYHIVRIPYTLSQNNVITDCSLKQVLFHAKESTLLLSVSNLCFDPIVYFYFSKSFRTKVTKVTKTFSVKKEVKVAAAEDTVIETAA; translated from the coding sequence ATGGACAATACCAACAGTTCTTACATTGCCTGTAACGTCAACAGAGACTTGGAACCATTCACATATTTCTATTGGATAATATTTTTTGTAGGCTTTTTTGGGAGTTGTTTTGCTTTGTGGGCTTTCAACCGGAAAGACAACAGCCAGAAATGTACAAGTGTATACCTCATAAACCTGCTGGTGGCTGATTTGCTACTGACTTTGGCTTTGCCATTTAAGATTGTTGTTGACTTGGGATTGGCTTCCTGGAAGTTAAGGATCTTTCACTGCCAGGTAACAGCATGTATGATTTATATCAACATGTATATATCAATAATATTTCTGGGATTTGTCAGCATGGATCGGTGTCTACAGACTATACAGAGTGCAAAACTGTACCAAATACAAAAAAGAGGATTTGCTACAATGCTATCAGTAGTCGTTTGGGCTTTGGTGCTGGCCATTATGCTACCAAATATGCTGATCCCTATAAGAGACATTCCTGAACAGGAGGGTGTTGGATGCATTGACTTTAAACAGAAGATTGGAAAAGACTGGCATGTGCTCTCCAATTTTATCAGCATTGCTATATTTTTGAACTGTTCCTGTATAATCTTGGTCTCCAATTGTATTACCATTAATAGACTTTATAAAAACAAGGACTGTGAGGAATTTAACAACATCAAGACAGCCTTTGTGAAAATTTTTCTAATAACAGCTGGGTACATCATATGCTTCCTTCCCTACCACATCGTCCGAATTCCATACACGTTAAGCCAAAATAATGTCATCACAGACTGCAGCCTGAAACAAGTCCTTTTCCACGCAAAGGAATCTACACTGTTGCTGTCCGTTTCAAATCTTTGCTTTGATcctattgtatatttttatttctcCAAATCCTTTAGAACTAAAGTAACTAAAGTAACCAAAACATTTTCTGTAAAGAAAGAGGTAAAAGTTGCGGCTGCTGAAGACACAGTAATAGAAACAGCAGCCTAG